Genomic DNA from Penaeus monodon isolate SGIC_2016 chromosome 4, NSTDA_Pmon_1, whole genome shotgun sequence:
tatttctattgttgctTAGTGCCGATTTAAACTACTATAAATGCGCCCTAGACTTTATAAGGAATCCATCAATACTAAAGCTAATAAATTTTCAGATGCAGAGTGGTTATAGAAAATTACTAATAGTTATTGTGAATCAACCATGAGGAATGTAATACCGGTATAAACATGAAATAAGTATCTATATTTCAACTTTTAATACTCCTGTGAGAGCAAATTATTTGTCGTGGAATTATATGATAAAAGGATTCAGAGTCATtttcaaaagaaataataatcccTGCCTACTTTTTTCACTCATTACCAACAATAACATAGATAATTTTCTCTTTAATGGTCTTCATAATGCTATGttataaagagagagtgaagggggggagggaaaggaagagaaaggagaaagatgagagagtgaaagtgaaagtgagagagagagagagagagagagagagagagagagagagagagagagagagagagagagagagagagagagagagagagagagagagagagagagagagagagagagagagagagagagagagagagagagagagagagagtactttaGTATATTTTCACTGAATGGTTATGTGACCTTCATGATaacataaggaaaaaataaactggTAAAATCAGAGACACTTTTCATCTCTGACATTTCCCGCACAAATTGAATAAAACCATATATGCTGGATGGGGAGGGTGGTGTTGCCAACTCAAAAGCTGAAAGTTTACAGAGAAAATAAACATCTGATTTGTTTAAATCACACCAAACTATAAAAGTTTCAGAGGCAAGATTTAGAATTTCTAAATCTTTCAAGTAAAAATTCTGCtgtcataaacaaaaaaattaccagacattttctgaaaaaattatattcactCCCTTCCCTGATTTAACATCAAAAAGATTGGAGGAAAAATTTCATAAAACCTTCACATAACTGACTGCAACGATTTTGGTACAGATGGATTTCTCTCACCATCTAGTAcacatatagtataaattatgCCGTGGAATGCCCCCCAAACCCAGACATTCTTGGCCCCgaaagcaggggagggcatgaaaggtaacaagggaaattgtgaggtaaaatatgaataacatacaCAGAATCAGTCATTATATTGTCTAATGCAGGAGGCTGTGTCCCCTGCAACCACTCCTTGGCTGGCTGCTGCCTCCTAAACCCCACTCAGGAGAAGAATGAATCCTCCACATATTCACAGCAAGAGAAAGCGTTGGACAGACTCGGCATCAGGCTCTCCTGCATGTCGGTCATTTGCTGTGAATATGTGGAGGgttctttgttttcctgggtGGAAGTTGGGAGACGGCAAGGGGTTATAGGGGGTGCAGCCCCCTGCAATGcacaatatagtgactgattttgtgtatataattcatattttaccTTACAATTTCCCTGGTATCTTTCACACCCTCGCCTGTGACTGTCGCTGATGAGGGGGGGGTCTGCggcataattttgatatatttggatAGTAGAGAACGAGAGGAATCCCTCAATACCAAAATTGCAGTGATTGGTAAtacaatattttgaaaaattaccAGATTGGAAATTATAAATAACTAAAATTACTGTACGCAGAGGATACACATTCTAAGCAACAACACCCACAATGCTCAAATATGATAAAGCATTTTTTATGtgaattacttttaaattttcttttttctctccctgtcttcatGGCAGTAAAACTTGTGTATCTTTATTACATCTTTCCCTTTAATACTATATGGCTACCTTGGTCTTTTGTAAATATTACTTCAAGTCCTTATGATTTTAAATCTCAGTTCACATAACTGCAAAACTGGTATACCATTATTTCAACATTATCTTCACACAACATGACCATATTCGTTACTCCCATACAGActaaacatttgaaaaaaacaaactttttccaAACTTTCTTCTACGAAACTtccacttatatacatataaaaattaccaTGGACTTTGACGACTTTTTCTTTGAGACTCCAGCTCGTTCCCCCATCTTGCCCCGTGTCCCTCGAGCTCCAGAACACTGTCAAAGGGTATTAAAAAGGTTACAGTAAGTCATTGGGGATGAAGGCCACCACCGGGGTCCATGTGCGCGTCTGGAGAGCACGATAAAACACGTCGAACAGCTGATGCCGCGGAGCCTTATGTACGGGTTGCATTGCGGACGCTCTCACAGCCTCCATGTAAAATGCTTGGAATTCGGAGCCTTATGCACGGGTTGTGTTGTGGACGCTCTCAGCCTCCATGTAaaaagtttggattttttttttttttgggggggggtcactTGATTGCAAATCGCTTGAAACTTCGAGGTTATGTAGTTCGACAAAAATGGttgtaatatagttataatatagatataatatagttcaATATAATAGTCCTAACTTCTTACTGAGTTCAAATCAAGATTGGGTGACTGATGGAAAGGtgcttagataaaaaaaaaatcttattcgctGCGGACACCGCTACTTCGCTACGATTGCCAGTCGTATTGGGAAAATGCTGCGGATAGTTTAATTTAAACCCTTGATTTTGAAACAGTCCAAATATTtgtttatgttgattttttttggggggagggggctgactCATAgcatttatctctcctttttacaAATCCTTTTTAATTTGGGTAGAAAACTAAATCTACACAAGAAATGGCAATCATCAATGGCTTTTGTGTCGTGCATGGAAGCCGCCAAAAGTTAGCAGAGTACAAATATTACAAATTCCCGCGGGATTATGTCtcttaaaaaatggaaattaaggTTATCTACGTGAATATAAGTATGGTATCAAATTCAGTAAAAaattgtttctatatttttttaggaaatgTTTATCATTGAAATTGTATGATATTTCATCTCCATTATATcaaccattatatcattatatcgtcTGTAAAATGCGCATACTCACAGTATCACAGACTACTTCTAATATTAGGCAAATAATTGTATTTAGCATGTAAAAGAAACacattctttcatatattttcggAAACATTCGTAATCTTTCGCTTTTAAGTTCGCAAAGCAGACGAAACAGCGAGAGAGCGCGGTTTTATTTCCGGGTTAAATCATGTGTTTGAATACAAACCGCAAGCGCCAGAAAGTGACACGATGGCGTGACGttataacgaaatttgggggccaagactggaaattaaaaacgcaagacaaagttggaaaatattgggggaggcctacgtcctgcagtggagtgataaaggatgatgatgatgatgatgatgatgatgatgatgatgatgatgatgatgatgatgatgatgatgatgatgatgatgatgatgatgatgatgatgatggtggggtgtgtgtgtgtttgtacatgttcacaatatatatatatatatatatatatatatatatgtatatatatgtatatatatatgtatatatatatatatatatatatatatatatatatatattgtggaaaaCCGGCTCCTAATTTCAGAATTGAAGACAATTATGACTTGTAATCAACAGTATATTGCAATCCGTTGTAAGTTTATAACTGTCGTTGTTGTTTCAATCAATATCTAACATTAGTAACGTCAGTAGAAATTTCAGTCATGATGCATAGTTAGATTACCTAATGAAGATTTTCACCCACCGCCACTCCTACTGCCAATAGTAATTAGGTATGCAGTCACGTTACATTCGCACAAAAAACATAATtgtcatattcatttatatacatttatgtatatttacatgcatatggcTTTTGGCAACCACGGTTCGTATAAACTTTCCAAGTCTCAAATTAGAACAGCCATTGCTTGACAAAATTGTCTTGAAATAACAATGCCTTTATTTCAATCCCCATAACTACTGGAAGTAcgattactttaataataatactgccattatcatcaacGGTTTTCATTATCTCGATGTATAATTATTCATCTTACAGTGTTCGCAGTGTATTATAATAGGGTTAATAAAAGaggattatattaaataaatacttaatactgaaataaataatgactttgtacacaaccacacatgtACGCAATTCTTAAATGCTGTAACATGACTACgaagagagaaaatcaaaagtATACAACACAAAGGTAAACAAATACCCTTAGGCGATTCCAACcacctgtttcctttttttttcgtaccATACAAGCTAAAAAAGGCAATCTACCCATGCTACCATGCAGTCTCCAAAATTAATGGCACATGGAATTCTTCATGAATGGTGAATGGTCGGTGAAATAAATGCTGGAATGAATATTATGATACGTGTTTCTCGAGAAGCACAAATTCTCGAGACTAGTCAAAATGTCAATCGAAAATATGGAATGGTATAATGTATTGATGTAAAATGTTCACATTTAAGCTACGAAAAAAACGAACTGTATTtgtcaattaatataatataattgtcaaTTACGTTGCGGATTCCAGACCATTTTTTTGGGGTACTTTATGGCAATAGCTTTCAATCCAATGTCAGCGGGTTTACTTATTGTTCCCTTTAGCTTTTAGCCTTTAgctttagtgagttttgttacacacagctggctccacgtgtgctcagccagcaaggagtctatcagtcaGCCTTAGTGACCgatccttgaattggcgggaaaatgtgtttttctttcccatactattaatattgacattatcattcttattgatattatgattattaaattgtcatgaaaatattaataacaccgaagacaataagataaaaatgaaactttaaaaaaaatgaaggaaaagagtaaacagatgagatagataAGACTAAtatctgactccttggtgactacgCAATTGTAGAAACATCTATTGGTACAGACAATAGctaaaccttttttattacagtgggcatgacacAGTAGTCTTGCCATCCGATGATATTGGGTCAAAACGATAACTTCACTCTCTGAACGCAACGGGGAATATAATGGAaactcatatattttatttcacgGTGCTACAGGGTCCATGTCATTCCGTATAACATATCACAGTAATActaagataacaaaataacactttgaaaaaaaaaaaaaaaaaaaaaaaaaaaaaaaaaaaaaaaaaaaaaaactgtaatgccTGGAGACGCATCTCCTCAACCTAAGGCAGTGATTAATTGCACTGTTAGGTCATTTATAAACCCTGTTTTGGAGTTGAATTCTGTTTTAATCAATGtcttaggttttattttttatgttcgaTGAGTTAGATTTAAATCTTTAAATTCTTTTAGTTCAGGATTTTGATTATTTTAGTTTAATGACTCTGAGTATAACCCAATGTCGTTAAGTTGAACCACTTTCGATTTATAATCttagattttattttaatcttttgatTTGTAGAACTCGAATTTCAATAATTTTCCTTCAATGCTTCAGATTCTAATAATTTTCATCTAATATCTATTCGTCTTTGATGTTCATTCTCTGTggaatcatcatttattttttgtcgtagaaaaaaaaaaaaataaaaaaaaataataataacatctaatCCTCCTTAATGCTTATTCTCAGTGAAAaccttatttactttttcttgccGAAGATCGACCCGAGTGTGAACATCCCGTGCACGCCGCTGACCCCGTGCCCCTCCGTGTTGGCGAAGGTTAGTTCCTTTCCGAAGCTGCTGGCCTTCTTCGGTGTCGACGCCGGGCTGAAGATGGGCCTCCGGTCTTGTCGCCGACGGTAGCCAGGGCCTTGGTGCGAGGTTCTTCTCCTGCCCCCGTAGTCGAACACGGCGAAATTGGTACTGTATTGAGGGAACTGGGAGTCGTACTGGTTGTCGTACTGTGGGAACTGATTGTCGCCGTACTGATCGAAGTCATACTGGTCGAACTGGTTGTCGCCGTACTGGTCGTATTGCGGGTAGTCGCCACCTtgtcctccgtctcctccttcttcttcttgtccttcttctccacctcctccttgtccttctcctcccccttcttcttgtccttcttctcctccttcgccctctccttcttctccttcgccctcttcctcgccttcttcctcgccttcttcctcgccttctccctcgccctctccttcttcaccctctccttcttcaccttcatcataatcataataatcataatccgaGAATATATTTTCGACGCCGGAGTACGGGAGGTAGGCGGCCACTGTGGACACAAAGGAGATATCAGACCAGTGCATGCTGATAGCAAGTTAACTGAGGTACACTGAGATATTTGATATACTTTACATGTTGTGCGCTAGCACCCTGACTCTGACGGTCTGTgtctggcttctctctctctctctctctctctctctctctctctctccctccctccctccctctctctctctctctctctctctctctctcactctctctctcacacacacacacgcgcgcgcgccacacacacacacacacacacacacacacacacacacacacacacacacacacacacacacacacacacactcactctctcattctctcagtttctctctcactcactcacccactcactcactctctcactttctctctctctctctctctctctctctctctctctctctctctctctctctctctctctctctgtgtctttctctctgtctctctgtctctctctctctctctctctctctctctctctctctctctctctctctctctctctctcttctctctctctctctctcttacacgcacacacgcacgcacgcacacacacacacacacacacacacacacacacacacacacacacactcctctctctctctctctctctctctctctctctcttctctctctctctctttctttcttctctctctctctctctctctctctctctctctctctctctctctctcctctctcctctctctctctctctctctctctctctctctcttctctctctctctctcttcacacacacacacgcacacacacacacacacacacacacacacacacacacacacacacacacacacacacacacacacacacacacacacacactcacacacacaaatatatgtgtgtgtatctgtgtgtataaataatatatatatatatatatatatatatatatatatatatatatatatactatatatatatataattatatatatatatatacatatatgtataaatatatattatgtgtgtatacatattatatatacacatatataggcctatatatatacatatatacatatatatatatatatatatatatatatatatatatatatatatatagtatatatatatatgtgtgtgtgtgtgtgtgtgtgtgtgtgtgtgtggtgtgtgtgtgtggtgtgtgtgtgtgtgtgtgtgtgtgtgtgtgtgtgcagtgtgggtggtgtatatataaacacacacacacacacacacacacacacacacacacacacacatatatatatatatatatatatatatatatatatatatatatacacaatatatgtgtaaataatgataataataaataatatataaataatatatatatatatatatatatatatatatatataatatatatatatataatatatatatatatatatatatatatatatatatatatatatatatatatatatatatatataaaatatatatatatatatattatatatatatatatatatatatatatatatatatatatatatttatttctttatatatatacatatatatatatatatatatatatatatatatacacacacataatgtagaAACCCCTTTTGTTATTCCCGCAATGAAAAGCAACATTAAATCAGCGCCTGTGACACTTACAGAAGAGAGCATTGTACAGCACGAAGAGGACGGTGTTGGCTCCGAGGACGAACGGGTCGAACTTGGCAACGTTGACCGAGCCCAGGGGGAAGCCGAAGCCGAAGCCGAAGGGGACGGGGACGACCACGGCGGGGTCTCCCTCGTGCGCCTCTCCCTCGGGCTTCTCCTCTACCACCTCCGCCTCGAACGGCGTGTACTTCTCATAGTCGTGCTTCACGCGGGTCCACCACTTCTCCAGCGACTCGTACTGAGTGATGTCCCTGATGATGTTGAGCAGCCACTCGATCAGGTTGCCGACGGGATCGAACTTGACGGTCGTGAAAGACATCTTGATGTCATTCTCCGGCTCGCCGTCGCCATCCGTGTCCGTTCCGTCGACGTGGAGGATGTTCGTTTCCCTCAGGAGGAAGATTAGTAACTGTTCCCAAAAGGTCACCGGCTCCTCCTCATCCGGGTTTTCAATGTTAGTACCCTGAACCTTGTTTGGGCCGAAGATTGGGATTATCTTCCGGAGGTAGTGGATCAGATTAGCTGTGGAATCGTCAGTCGCCAGGGCTTCGTCTTTGTCCACTACCTTTATGAAGGGAAAGACGCTCTGGAGGTACTCGAGAGGGTGGACCACCCCATCGTTGTTCGTGTCCAGAGGGTCATAGAGGAACACCTGCGAGCCGGGCAAGGAGGCGATGGCCGAGCCGTGTGCGTCGATGAACGCCTTCGAGTCACTGAGGGGGTCAGGCTCGGCGACGGCCACGGTGGTGTTGAGCTTCTCTTGGGCTTCATTTGGAGGATTTCGAGGCAGGGACTTCACACTCGAGGCCGCTAgtaccacgaccaccaccacgacCAGCCTCTGCATTACACCTgcattggagaaaaaaaagaaagaaaaaaaaaacggaaacatgCTAATGACCCGCACACCCTATGCATAATGTGTTAATAGACTACAGGCATGCAGAATAAAAGATTTCTTATGAGTAAACTTATTAATAAGTGATATCCAATAGACATACAAAGGAATAAATAATATAcccctcgttttcctcttcaCGCATCACTCTGTGAACTGTGTCACTTTCTGTCTTTGGGGTAGATTTAGGAGGTTGTTTGGAGGGTTCCGGTTAGACCATTTAAGAACAAATAAGATCGTTCAgtgtccccttttaaaaacaaattggCCCTAACATA
This window encodes:
- the LOC119569707 gene encoding uncharacterized protein LOC119569707, producing MQRLVVVVVVVLAASSVKSLPRNPPNEAQEKLNTTVAVAEPDPLSDSKAFIDAHGSAIASLPGSQVFLYDPLDTNNDGVVHPLEYLQSVFPFIKVVDKDEALATDDSTANLIHYLRKIIPIFGPNKVQGTNIENPDEEEPVTFWEQLLIFLLRETNILHVDGTDTDGDGEPENDIKMSFTTVKFDPVGNLIEWLLNIIRDITQYESLEKWWTRVKHDYEKYTPFEAEVVEEKPEGEAHEGDPAVVVPVPFGFGFGFPLGSVNVAKFDPFVLGANTVLFVLYNALFLAAYLPYSGVENIFSDYDYYDYDEGEEGEGEEGEGEGEGEEEGEEEGEEEGEGEEGEGEGGEEGQEEGGGEGQGGGGEEGQEEEGGDGGQGGDYPQYDQYGDNQFDQYDFDQYGDNQFPQYDNQYDSQFPQYSTNFAVFDYGGRRRTSHQGPGYRRRQDRRPIFSPASTPKKASSFGKELTFANTEGHGVSGVHGMFTLGSIFGKKK